The Nocardioides ginsengisegetis region GTCGTTGGTCGAAACCACAAAGAGAGGGAGGAGCGGGAAGGCGCCCGTGTGAGGCAAGCATCAGCGCCGGTTCCCGGGGGCATGCATCGGCAGCGGGCTAGCGGCGCTACCTGGATCTGTGGATTTCCGCAGCGATTCCGCGACGAATTTTGCGCTCTCCCTGTATCCGGCCTGAACGCGGACGCCGCACCATCGGTATAGGCACGTGGTCCGCGTCACAGAACGGGCCGAGGCCGTGAACTGATCTCGACAGTCCTGCTTCTCCTCCATGAAAGAAGGCACAGCTGATGGCACGACGCACCGGATTCGTTTGGCACGAGAAGTACGCCTGGTTCAACCTGGGGCAGGACGCCGGCTTCGTACACCCGGACGGCATGACGATCCAGCCCGACACGCACGTGTACGACCTGGAGGTCGTGCGCAGGTTCCGCAACCTGCTCGATGTGAGCGGACTGCTCGACCAACTCATCCGCGTGGTGCCCCGTAATGCGAGCGACGCGGAGCTGGGCCGCGTCCACACCCAGGAGATGATCGACGCGACCAGGGAGCTGTCCGCCCTACCGTTGGGCGGCGAGGTTGGGACCTTCGCTCCGATCCCCCGAGGCACTTTCGAGATCGCGTCGCTTGCCGCCGGTGGGGCGATCGCTGCCGTTGAGGCCGTCATGAAGGGCGAGGTGGACAATGCATACGCGCTGCTCCGTCCCGCCGGGCACCACTCCGAGCCGGAGCAATCCGTGGGCTTCTGCGTCTTCTCCAACGCGGCCATCGCCACGCGCCACCTTTTCGAGGAGCTCGGTGTGGAGCGAGTGGCACTCGTCGACTGGGACGTCCACCACGGCAACGGCACCCAGGCCGCGCTGTACGACGAGCCCAGGGCGTTGACCATCTCCATCCACCAGGACCGTCTCTTCCCCCCGGACAACGGATTCGTGGAGCAGATCGGCGCAGGCGACGCCGTTGGAACGAACCTCAACATCCCGCTGCCTGCTGGTTGCTCCGCTGCCGCCTACAACGACGTCTACGACCGGATCGTCATTCCGGCCCTCCGGAAGTTCCGCCCGGACATCATCATCATCCCCAGCGGCTTCGACGCAGGTCACATGGATCCCATGGGCCGGATGCAGATGCATTCTGAGGGCTATCGCGAGCTCACCCGCAAGATGATGGCGCTGGCGGATGAGCTGTGCGAGGGACGGCTGGTGTTCCTGCACGAGGGCGGCTATTCCCGTTGGACGGTGCCGTTCTACGGCCTCGCCGTCATGGAGGAGCTCTCCGGCATCAAGACCGACGTCGTCGACCCCTACCTGGGCTGGGCCTCGACCGAACATCTTGGTCTGCTCACCCACCAGTCTGCCGCGATCGATGCCGCAGCGGTGAACCTCGAACGGGTTCCCGACCACCGACCTGTTCACGCCCCAGCCTGACGGCGTCACCGACTCCGTAGACGACCACTCCCCTTGAACGGCTCCCGAGCGCGGCAGCGAGGACAGTGT contains the following coding sequences:
- a CDS encoding class II histone deacetylase, producing MARRTGFVWHEKYAWFNLGQDAGFVHPDGMTIQPDTHVYDLEVVRRFRNLLDVSGLLDQLIRVVPRNASDAELGRVHTQEMIDATRELSALPLGGEVGTFAPIPRGTFEIASLAAGGAIAAVEAVMKGEVDNAYALLRPAGHHSEPEQSVGFCVFSNAAIATRHLFEELGVERVALVDWDVHHGNGTQAALYDEPRALTISIHQDRLFPPDNGFVEQIGAGDAVGTNLNIPLPAGCSAAAYNDVYDRIVIPALRKFRPDIIIIPSGFDAGHMDPMGRMQMHSEGYRELTRKMMALADELCEGRLVFLHEGGYSRWTVPFYGLAVMEELSGIKTDVVDPYLGWASTEHLGLLTHQSAAIDAAAVNLERVPDHRPVHAPA